From a region of the Hemibagrus wyckioides isolate EC202008001 linkage group LG14, SWU_Hwy_1.0, whole genome shotgun sequence genome:
- the rfwd3 gene encoding E3 ubiquitin-protein ligase RFWD3 isoform X1 encodes MFTLLMEDMEVDMQFGAGPVIIPDSESSTEVEEDEEPVSRPEGGSTVPITRPRLAATQIVRRRRARAGLRFQYSTQTMRLNRGPLDFLLRVSTGSDLDPLSGSTDEVSDSEEEGQNTETPGPVPAADVTAILNTSQPTSLVTPPLQQSSATEPTVSAEADGPEPLVQSEERADSAPAEATKSASLSTAEAENDGEGETCSICFEPWTTSGEHRLATLRCGHLFGFTCIDRWLKGQGAKCPQCNKKAKRADIVLLYAHKLRAVDNTEQESLKRSLEQEQSLRRKAELESAQCRLQLQVVTDECGKLRKEVQELRMLMAQTPSSSTQSQTSALSLSQRLESSGRGSYVFSKAVLVSLAGGCRVLSYCAPLSCLLASQPSPHASLVPGFGVKKISTVNLKASHYVPIHTKQIRGLAFNRQQDGLLLSAAFDNTIKLTSLFTNTVVQAYNAGKPVWSCCWCHDNNNYIYAGLSNGSVRVYDTRDTSTHVQELAPFRSSCPVVSLSYLPRAASSLFPCGGLIAGSLEGGCFWEQVDGTTYRQHILPLESGGCTDIQVEPESRHCLVTYRPGRTNPSLRCVLMELNRSPHQDSAQDPVCSCSPVQTFTAGSSSKLLTKNAVFKSPANDSTLVCAGDEGSNSTMVWDASSGALLQKLPADMPVMDICPFETNQEHYLASLTEKMIKIYKWEQSGSERVSFL; translated from the exons ATGTTTACACTATTG atGGAAGACATGGAGGTAGACATGCAGTTTGGAGCAGGTCCTGTCATCATTCCTGACTCTGAGAGCAGCACAGAAGTGGAAGAGGATGAAGAACCTGTTAGTAGACCTGAAGGAGGAAGCACAGTTCCTATTACCAGGCCACGGCTTGCAGCAACTCAGATTGTCAGAAGAAGGAGGGCAAG AGCAGGTCTGCGGTTCCAGTACTCCACACAGACTATGCGTTTGAACAGAGGCCCTTTAGACTTTCTGCTTCGGGTGTCAACAGGAAGTGACCTAGATCCTCTATCGGGCAGCACAGACGAGGTGAGCGACTCTGAGGAGGAAGGACAGAATACAGAAACCCCGGGTCCAGTACCTGCTGCCGATGTTACAGCTATACTGAACACCAGCCAGCCTACTTCTCTGGTCACCCCTCCTCTTCAACAGTCCAGTGCAACAG AGCCTACCGTTTCTGCTGAGGCTGACGGTCCCGAACCTCTAGTTCAGTCTGAAGAGAGG GCTGATTCGGCACCTGCAGAGGCCACTAAAAGCGCTTCTCTCTCAACCGCTGAGGCCGAGAatgatggagagggagagacctGCTCTATATGTTTCGAACCTTGGACCACATCTGGTGAACATCGTCTGGCCACGCTGCGATGTGGCCACTTGTTTGGCTTCACATGTATTGACCGCTGGTTGAAGGGCCAAGGAGCTAAATGCCCTCAG TGCAATAAGAAGGCCAAGCGTGCTGATATAGTGCTGTTGTATGCTCATAAACTGAGGGCAGTGGACAACACAGAACAGGAGAGTTTAAAGAG ATCTTTGGAGCAGGAGCAAAGTTTGCGGAGGAAGGCAGAGCTGGAATCTGCTCAGTGTCGTCTTCAGTTACAGGTTGTAACAGACGAGTGTGGGAAACTCCGCAAAGAGGTTCAG GAGCTCAGGATGTTAATGGCACAGACTCCCTCCAGCTCGACTCAGTCTCAGACgtctgctctgtctctgtctcagagACTTGAATCCTCAGGCAGGGGAAGTTATGTTTTCTCTAAGGCTGTCCTTGTTTCTCTGGCCGGTGGGTGTCGTGTGCTATCTTACTGCGCGCCCCTCAGTTGCCTGTTGGCTTCTCAGCCCTCCCCTCATGCCTCTCTGGTCCCTG GCTTTGGGGTGAAAAAAATCAGCACTGTGAATCTCAAAGCCAGTCATTATGTTCCCATCCACACTAAACAAATCAGAGGCCTTGCCTTCAACAGACAGCAAGATGGCCTTCTGCTTTCGGCTGCCTTTGATAATACTATCAAGCTCACCAG CTTGTTTACAAACACTGTGGTACAGGCCTACAACGCTGGGAAACCTGTGTGGAGCTGCTGTTGGTGCcatgacaacaacaactacatttATGCCGGTCTGAGTAACGGCTCAGTGCGAGTGTACGACACACGGGACACCAGCACTCACGTGCAGGAGCTTGCACCTTTTCGTTCCAG TTGTCCAGTCGTATCCCTGTCCTACCTCCCCCGGGCTGCCTCCAGCTTGTTTCCCTGTGGTGGCCTTATCGCTGGCTCCCTTGAGGGAGGATGTTTCTGGGAGCAGGTGGATGGAACCACGTATCGACAGCACATTCTGCCTTTAGAGTCTGGAGGCTGTACAGACATTCAGGTGGAACCTGAGAGCAGACATTGCCTGGTCACCTACAGGCCAG GTCGTACCAACCCATCTCTGCGTTGTGTTCTGATGGAGCTTAACCGAAGCCCGCATCAAGACTCTGCCCAGGATCCTGTCTGTTCCTGTTCTCCTGTCCAGACCTTCACTGCTGGCTCATCTTCCAAGTTGCTCACAAAGAACGCAGTGTTTAAGAGTCCTGCTAACGACTCCACTCTGGTGTGCGCAGGAGATGAGGGCTCTAATTCTACCATG GTGTGGGATGCTAGTAGTGGAGCATTGCTTCAGAAACTTCCTGCAGACATGCCAGTCATGGATATCTGCCCTTTTGAAACAAACCAAGAACACTACCTGGCTTCTCTTACTGAGAAGATGATTAAGATCTATAAGTGGGAACAGAGTGGCTCAGAAAGAGTGAGTTTCTTATAG
- the rfwd3 gene encoding E3 ubiquitin-protein ligase RFWD3 isoform X2, whose product MEDMEVDMQFGAGPVIIPDSESSTEVEEDEEPVSRPEGGSTVPITRPRLAATQIVRRRRARAGLRFQYSTQTMRLNRGPLDFLLRVSTGSDLDPLSGSTDEVSDSEEEGQNTETPGPVPAADVTAILNTSQPTSLVTPPLQQSSATEPTVSAEADGPEPLVQSEERADSAPAEATKSASLSTAEAENDGEGETCSICFEPWTTSGEHRLATLRCGHLFGFTCIDRWLKGQGAKCPQCNKKAKRADIVLLYAHKLRAVDNTEQESLKRSLEQEQSLRRKAELESAQCRLQLQVVTDECGKLRKEVQELRMLMAQTPSSSTQSQTSALSLSQRLESSGRGSYVFSKAVLVSLAGGCRVLSYCAPLSCLLASQPSPHASLVPGFGVKKISTVNLKASHYVPIHTKQIRGLAFNRQQDGLLLSAAFDNTIKLTSLFTNTVVQAYNAGKPVWSCCWCHDNNNYIYAGLSNGSVRVYDTRDTSTHVQELAPFRSSCPVVSLSYLPRAASSLFPCGGLIAGSLEGGCFWEQVDGTTYRQHILPLESGGCTDIQVEPESRHCLVTYRPGRTNPSLRCVLMELNRSPHQDSAQDPVCSCSPVQTFTAGSSSKLLTKNAVFKSPANDSTLVCAGDEGSNSTMVWDASSGALLQKLPADMPVMDICPFETNQEHYLASLTEKMIKIYKWEQSGSERVSFL is encoded by the exons atGGAAGACATGGAGGTAGACATGCAGTTTGGAGCAGGTCCTGTCATCATTCCTGACTCTGAGAGCAGCACAGAAGTGGAAGAGGATGAAGAACCTGTTAGTAGACCTGAAGGAGGAAGCACAGTTCCTATTACCAGGCCACGGCTTGCAGCAACTCAGATTGTCAGAAGAAGGAGGGCAAG AGCAGGTCTGCGGTTCCAGTACTCCACACAGACTATGCGTTTGAACAGAGGCCCTTTAGACTTTCTGCTTCGGGTGTCAACAGGAAGTGACCTAGATCCTCTATCGGGCAGCACAGACGAGGTGAGCGACTCTGAGGAGGAAGGACAGAATACAGAAACCCCGGGTCCAGTACCTGCTGCCGATGTTACAGCTATACTGAACACCAGCCAGCCTACTTCTCTGGTCACCCCTCCTCTTCAACAGTCCAGTGCAACAG AGCCTACCGTTTCTGCTGAGGCTGACGGTCCCGAACCTCTAGTTCAGTCTGAAGAGAGG GCTGATTCGGCACCTGCAGAGGCCACTAAAAGCGCTTCTCTCTCAACCGCTGAGGCCGAGAatgatggagagggagagacctGCTCTATATGTTTCGAACCTTGGACCACATCTGGTGAACATCGTCTGGCCACGCTGCGATGTGGCCACTTGTTTGGCTTCACATGTATTGACCGCTGGTTGAAGGGCCAAGGAGCTAAATGCCCTCAG TGCAATAAGAAGGCCAAGCGTGCTGATATAGTGCTGTTGTATGCTCATAAACTGAGGGCAGTGGACAACACAGAACAGGAGAGTTTAAAGAG ATCTTTGGAGCAGGAGCAAAGTTTGCGGAGGAAGGCAGAGCTGGAATCTGCTCAGTGTCGTCTTCAGTTACAGGTTGTAACAGACGAGTGTGGGAAACTCCGCAAAGAGGTTCAG GAGCTCAGGATGTTAATGGCACAGACTCCCTCCAGCTCGACTCAGTCTCAGACgtctgctctgtctctgtctcagagACTTGAATCCTCAGGCAGGGGAAGTTATGTTTTCTCTAAGGCTGTCCTTGTTTCTCTGGCCGGTGGGTGTCGTGTGCTATCTTACTGCGCGCCCCTCAGTTGCCTGTTGGCTTCTCAGCCCTCCCCTCATGCCTCTCTGGTCCCTG GCTTTGGGGTGAAAAAAATCAGCACTGTGAATCTCAAAGCCAGTCATTATGTTCCCATCCACACTAAACAAATCAGAGGCCTTGCCTTCAACAGACAGCAAGATGGCCTTCTGCTTTCGGCTGCCTTTGATAATACTATCAAGCTCACCAG CTTGTTTACAAACACTGTGGTACAGGCCTACAACGCTGGGAAACCTGTGTGGAGCTGCTGTTGGTGCcatgacaacaacaactacatttATGCCGGTCTGAGTAACGGCTCAGTGCGAGTGTACGACACACGGGACACCAGCACTCACGTGCAGGAGCTTGCACCTTTTCGTTCCAG TTGTCCAGTCGTATCCCTGTCCTACCTCCCCCGGGCTGCCTCCAGCTTGTTTCCCTGTGGTGGCCTTATCGCTGGCTCCCTTGAGGGAGGATGTTTCTGGGAGCAGGTGGATGGAACCACGTATCGACAGCACATTCTGCCTTTAGAGTCTGGAGGCTGTACAGACATTCAGGTGGAACCTGAGAGCAGACATTGCCTGGTCACCTACAGGCCAG GTCGTACCAACCCATCTCTGCGTTGTGTTCTGATGGAGCTTAACCGAAGCCCGCATCAAGACTCTGCCCAGGATCCTGTCTGTTCCTGTTCTCCTGTCCAGACCTTCACTGCTGGCTCATCTTCCAAGTTGCTCACAAAGAACGCAGTGTTTAAGAGTCCTGCTAACGACTCCACTCTGGTGTGCGCAGGAGATGAGGGCTCTAATTCTACCATG GTGTGGGATGCTAGTAGTGGAGCATTGCTTCAGAAACTTCCTGCAGACATGCCAGTCATGGATATCTGCCCTTTTGAAACAAACCAAGAACACTACCTGGCTTCTCTTACTGAGAAGATGATTAAGATCTATAAGTGGGAACAGAGTGGCTCAGAAAGAGTGAGTTTCTTATAG